A single genomic interval of Rhododendron vialii isolate Sample 1 chromosome 3a, ASM3025357v1 harbors:
- the LOC131321210 gene encoding LOW QUALITY PROTEIN: ribulose bisphosphate carboxylase large chain (The sequence of the model RefSeq protein was modified relative to this genomic sequence to represent the inferred CDS: inserted 6 bases in 4 codons; deleted 3 bases in 2 codons; substituted 3 bases at 3 genomic stop codons), with amino-acid sequence MEVSNRFSNRFSSSYPTKDTEILAAFRVIPXPGVPLEEGGAAVAAESSTGTWTTVWTTGLTTHLDRYKGRCYHIKPVAVEENQYLAYVAYPLALFEVSSXTKIFTSIVGHFLFGFKALCALRLEDLRIPPAYFKAFQGPPHGIQVEREKXIEEGPPLLGCTIKPKLGLSTNAKNYGRAVYECLRGGFDXKDDENVNSQPFMRDPVFFCFAEAIXKAQAETGERKGHYLNATAGXCEEMIKRALFAXELGIIMHDYLTGGFTANTNLAHYCRDNGLLLDSLLQFGGGTLCQGGRKAHLFQKRLLLRCEYAAHHTYM; translated from the exons ATGGAAGTTAGCAATCGATTTT CAAATAGATTTAGCTCATCTTATCCAACCAAAGACACTGAGATCTTGGCAGCATTCCGAGTCATTCCTTAACCCGGGGTTCCACTTGAGGAAGGAGGGGCCGCGGTAGCTGCTGAATCTTCTACTGGTACATGGACAACTGTGTGGACCACTGGGCTTACTACCCACCTTGATCGTTACAAAGGACGATGCTACCACATCAAGCCCGTCGCTGTAGAAGAAAATCAATATCTTGCTTATGTAGCTTACCCCTTAGCCCTTTTTGAAGTCTCCTC TACTAAGATCTTTACTTCGATTGTGGGTCATTTT TTATTTGGGTTCAAAGCCCTGTGCGCTCTACGTCTAGAGGATCTGCGAATCCCTCCTGCTTATTTTAAAGCTTTCCAAGGCCCACCTCATGGCATCCAAgttgaaagagaga taatTGAAGAAGGTCCCCCCCTATTGGGATGTACTATTAAACCTAAATTGGGCTTATCCACCAACGCTAAGAACTACGGTAGAGCAGTTTATGAATGTCTACGTGGTGGATTTGA CAAAGATGATGAAAACGTGAACTCCCAACCATTTATGCGAGACCCtgtcttcttttgtttt gCCGAAGCAATTTAGAAAGCACAGGCTGAAACCGGTGAAAGAAAAGGGCATTACTTGAATGCTACTGCAG CATGTGAAGAAATGATCAAAAGGGCTTTATTTGCCTGAGAATTGGGAATCATAATGCATGACTACTTAACAGGGGGATTCACTGCAAATACTAACTTGGCTCATTATTGCCGAGATAATGGTCTACTTCTTGATTCACTACTACAATTCGGTGGAGGAACTTTATGCCAAGGGGGTCGTAAAGCTCATCTTTTTCAAAAGCGCTTGCTACTTCGGTGTGAATATGCTGCTCATCACACATACATGTGA